One Acidobacteriota bacterium genomic window, TTCATGTGCATGAAATACGCCACAATCATTGCCGCTTTAATCAAAGACAGTCCAATGAGAATGATTAACATGGTAATCACGCCGACTTTGTAATAACCGAGCACCACTTCAATTCCCGTCAGTAACAGCAAGCCGCCCCAGATAAAGATATTTTCCCGGTTGGAACCGCCATGATGGTCATCGTGAGCGTCTTCGACCGGGGTAATGTCTTCGGGAAACGGTTGCGCGACCAAACCTTTTTTCTTCGCCCAGAGATAGGGTGGCACGGCAAATAACAGAGCTAATAACAGGCTCACTAAAATCAAAAACAGGTCATCGGTTCCAGACCTCAGCATATTGGCTCCGGTTGCTGCGGCAATCACCACACAAATACCCGACAGCCCCAGTAATACCAGATTCAATATTTTCGATTCTCGCTCTTGTTTTTCTTGGGTGTGCTCCATAACTTTTTCCTTTGCCCTTGAAATTCATCCTCACATATTAATGCGGCAGGTTGGTCAGTTTGTGATCCATATCTACGGACATGATGTAAATCAACGGGAAGACAAACATCCAAACCAAATCAACGAAGTGCCAATACAAACCGCAGGTTTCTATGTCTTCGGGAGTCATCTTACGAATGCGCGTGGCAATCAATCCCAGATAAATCACCCCCGTGAAGACGTGAAACATATGCAGTCCGGTGATGCCGAAAAATGCCGAACCGAACAGGATTGACGCATTTGGCCAAACCTTCAGCCATTCCTGCGGCAAGCTGTTGAAGTAGAGTCCTTCGCTCATTAAATGGTTCCATTCCGTCATGTGCAGGATGATGAACATCGAGCCGAAAAACATCGTCGCCCAAATCCAATAACGCGCCAGTCTTTTCTTGCCGCGCTTTCCGGCATCAACGGCAAAAACCATAGTCAAACTCGAAGACAGCAGCACTAAGGTCATCACGGTTGAAAAGATGATGCTCGGATTAAACGGAAAAGGTGTGGGCCAATCCTGACTTGAAAACCGCGCATAGCTATAGGCAATCAACAATGCCGCAAAAGTCAGGGCATCCGACATGATGAACAACCACATTCCCAGTTTTCTATGCCCGATGCGGTACGGTAACGCGCCGCCATCCCATTCACCCGTTAAGACTCCGACTTCCGGTGCGTCAGACATCCATTCACCTCCAAAATGTTTTTAGAAGAAAAACAACAATACAAATAAATAAATCCACAAGCCATCCATGAAATGCCAGTACAGAGAGGTCACTTCAACGGCATTGCGTTTTCGCTCGGTTATTCTGAGTTTAAGCGCAGCCAGGGTCACATACGAGAGCGCCATCACCCCGCCGATTAAATGCACAGCGTGCAACCCGGAGAGGATATAAAAAAATGAACTGTGGGGATGGCTGCTCAGATAAATTCCCTGCCCCGCAAGCTGTCGCCACGCAATCACCTGCCCGATAAGAAAGATCGCGCCGAGCGCCGTGGTGATAACCAGCCAATTTTTGAATTGTTCATATTGATTTTTCTTTAAGGCGCGCCGGGCAAATTCAAAAGTGATGCTGCTGATTAAAATCACCCCTGTGGTAATCCACAACGCCGAAGGGATTTGCAAAGGAAACCAGTCTTTCGCCAAGCCCCCGCTATCTTTATCGATTTGCCGGATGATGTAGGCGCTGGTTAATGCCACAAAGAGCATGGCAACACTGATAATTCCCAGCCACATACCGATTTTATACTTCTTCGGCTCGATAGCATCATCGCGCGAAAAGCCCGGCGGCCAATCCGGGTGATTGGGGTCATTGCCTTGCGGCCCGCCGCCATCTCCACCCATGTGTTGTCCACCACCTGCGCCGATTCCCGGCTTAACATTGATTCCTGAAACTGCCATCATTTCCATCTCTTTAATTGCGGATTGCGAAATGCGGATTGCGGATTGATTAGTGCCCGCCAGTTATAATTAAATCGCAATTGGTAATTGCCTCCGTATTAGAAGCGGATCAAGCAAATCTGCCAGTGATTAGCACCGGGCAATCCGCATTTCGCAATCCGCAATCCACAATTGTTTAATCTCCATGAACCTTTGCGCCCGGCGGTTCGGTTTGCATCGAGTAATCCTTGGCTTCACCGGGTACGCTGAATTCATAAGGTCCCCGATACACCACAGGTTCCACGCCCCCGAAATTATCGAACGGCGGCGGCGAAGGAATATCCCATTCCAGCGTAGTCGCTTCCCACGGGTTGACCTCGGCTTTCTTACCCTTGGCGAGACTCCAGAACACGTTGAATAGAAACACAAATTGCGCGGCGATGGTAATAATTACCATTATTGTTATGAACCGGTGTAAAGGCATCACACTCTTTAGAAAATTTAATTCGTCATGGGTCGAATAACGCCGAGGCGCGCCGACCAGTCCCATTACATGAAATGGAATGAATATCGCATTGACGCCAATGAAAGAGATAAAGAAATGCAG contains:
- a CDS encoding cytochrome C oxidase subunit IV family protein; protein product: MEHTQEKQERESKILNLVLLGLSGICVVIAAATGANMLRSGTDDLFLILVSLLLALLFAVPPYLWAKKKGLVAQPFPEDITPVEDAHDDHHGGSNRENIFIWGGLLLLTGIEVVLGYYKVGVITMLIILIGLSLIKAAMIVAYFMHMKFETKPFILTVIPVMIVLLCLFAILFPDGNRLFNNRPDPAIQKVHAEE
- a CDS encoding cytochrome c oxidase subunit 3, with translation MSDAPEVGVLTGEWDGGALPYRIGHRKLGMWLFIMSDALTFAALLIAYSYARFSSQDWPTPFPFNPSIIFSTVMTLVLLSSSLTMVFAVDAGKRGKKRLARYWIWATMFFGSMFIILHMTEWNHLMSEGLYFNSLPQEWLKVWPNASILFGSAFFGITGLHMFHVFTGVIYLGLIATRIRKMTPEDIETCGLYWHFVDLVWMFVFPLIYIMSVDMDHKLTNLPH
- a CDS encoding cytochrome c oxidase subunit 3, which encodes MMAVSGINVKPGIGAGGGQHMGGDGGGPQGNDPNHPDWPPGFSRDDAIEPKKYKIGMWLGIISVAMLFVALTSAYIIRQIDKDSGGLAKDWFPLQIPSALWITTGVILISSITFEFARRALKKNQYEQFKNWLVITTALGAIFLIGQVIAWRQLAGQGIYLSSHPHSSFFYILSGLHAVHLIGGVMALSYVTLAALKLRITERKRNAVEVTSLYWHFMDGLWIYLFVLLFFF